In Oscillospiraceae bacterium, the following are encoded in one genomic region:
- a CDS encoding SprT family zinc-dependent metalloprotease, with the protein MKQIDKMSRLTGELEKAFRLINDEIFDNELPTPIITVIPTPRAYAHYVPFDIWDTKDSKKREINIASGTLDRPLENIIASLVHEMVHMYNDIVLNIADTSRGGTYHNKHFAKQAEQRGLIVTRTDKYGYAHTAPADSLLEWVLEHTELREVEMCRANPTFTAIGIGTHASNGGELKPIGVTPNNHHRKYSCPCCGNSVRATKQVNVICGDCMQRMIEG; encoded by the coding sequence ATGAAACAGATTGACAAAATGAGTAGATTAACAGGAGAGCTTGAAAAAGCATTTAGACTTATCAATGATGAAATATTTGATAATGAATTACCCACACCAATTATAACAGTTATACCTACACCGAGAGCATACGCCCACTATGTACCTTTTGACATTTGGGACACAAAGGACAGCAAGAAAAGAGAGATAAACATAGCAAGCGGAACACTTGACAGACCGCTTGAAAATATCATTGCTTCACTTGTACACGAAATGGTACATATGTACAATGACATTGTTTTAAACATAGCCGACACATCAAGGGGCGGTACATATCACAACAAGCATTTTGCAAAGCAAGCGGAACAAAGAGGATTGATTGTTACACGCACAGACAAATACGGATATGCACACACAGCCCCCGCAGACAGCTTACTTGAATGGGTACTTGAACATACCGAATTAAGAGAGGTTGAAATGTGCAGAGCAAATCCAACATTTACAGCTATTGGAATTGGCACACACGCAAGCAACGGCGGGGAGCTTAAACCAATAGGCGTAACACCGAACAACCACCACAGAAAATATTCTTGCCCTTGTTGTGGTAACAGCGTAAGAGCAACAAAACAGGTCAATGTTATATGCGGTGATTGTATGCAAAGAATGATAGAGGGGTGA
- a CDS encoding recombinase family protein — MNIAYIRVSTIEQNEQRQIEAMQIYNIEKWFTEKVSAKDTNRPKLQELLEFAREGDTIHIHDFSRLARSTRDLLDIVEQLNAKGVHLISNKENIDTSTPTGKLMLTMIGAINEFERVNLLERQREGIAIAKRSGKYKGGKCKTVGNFAECYARYISREITKSALACELGISRPTLDKLIKEFEEKR; from the coding sequence ATGAACATTGCTTATATAAGAGTTTCAACCATAGAGCAGAACGAACAGCGACAAATCGAGGCTATGCAAATATACAATATTGAAAAGTGGTTTACAGAAAAGGTATCAGCCAAAGACACAAACAGACCAAAACTGCAAGAGCTTTTAGAATTTGCAAGAGAGGGGGACACAATACACATACACGATTTTTCAAGACTTGCCCGCTCTACAAGGGACTTGCTCGACATAGTAGAACAGCTTAACGCAAAAGGCGTACACCTTATAAGCAACAAGGAAAACATAGATACATCAACACCGACAGGAAAATTGATGTTGACTATGATAGGAGCTATAAACGAATTTGAGCGTGTAAACCTATTGGAGCGACAAAGAGAGGGTATTGCAATAGCAAAGCGGAGCGGAAAGTATAAAGGCGGTAAATGTAAAACTGTTGGCAACTTTGCCGAATGTTACGCCCGCTATATATCAAGGGAAATCACAAAATCAGCTCTTGCCTGTGAGCTTGGCATAAGCAGACCGACACTTGACAAACTTATAAAAGAATTTGAGGAAAAGAGGTAA